In a single window of the Acidobacteriaceae bacterium genome:
- the pstS gene encoding phosphate ABC transporter substrate-binding protein PstS translates to MRLKLLSAAVIAMMATGAWAQNLNGAGATFPNPIYSRWFAEYAQQHPNVHINYQSVGSGAGIQQVTQKTVDFGASDGPMNDQQLAEARNHGVNIIHIPTVLGAVVPVYNVPGVTQDLHFAPEVIAGIYLGKITMWDDGNLQHDNPGVKLPHTRILPVYRSDGSGTNYIWTDFLSKVVPAFQQQIGKGTSVKWPTGIGQKGNEGVAGMVRSTTGAFGYVELIYALQNHMSFGLVRNASFKYVKATVDGVTAAASGAAKNMPADYRVSITNAPGADAYPISSFTWLLIPQQWPDQAKGKVMVDFLNWMLDHGESEVSALDYAPLPKVVADKVRVTIKQIH, encoded by the coding sequence GTGAGACTGAAACTTCTTTCCGCCGCTGTGATTGCCATGATGGCGACCGGCGCATGGGCCCAAAACCTGAATGGTGCGGGCGCCACTTTCCCCAATCCGATTTATTCGCGCTGGTTTGCCGAGTACGCACAGCAGCACCCGAACGTGCACATCAACTATCAGTCGGTGGGCTCGGGCGCGGGCATCCAGCAGGTGACGCAGAAAACGGTGGACTTCGGTGCGTCGGATGGACCGATGAATGACCAGCAGCTCGCCGAAGCGAGAAACCACGGCGTGAACATCATCCATATCCCCACCGTGCTGGGTGCGGTGGTACCGGTATATAACGTCCCGGGCGTAACGCAGGACCTGCATTTCGCGCCGGAGGTCATTGCCGGCATCTATCTCGGCAAGATCACGATGTGGGATGACGGGAATCTGCAGCACGACAACCCGGGCGTGAAGCTCCCACACACGCGCATCCTGCCTGTCTATCGCTCCGACGGATCCGGCACGAACTACATCTGGACGGACTTTCTTTCCAAGGTCGTACCGGCTTTCCAGCAGCAGATCGGCAAGGGAACGTCGGTCAAATGGCCGACCGGCATCGGGCAGAAGGGCAATGAAGGCGTTGCGGGCATGGTGCGCAGCACGACGGGTGCTTTCGGGTATGTCGAGCTCATTTATGCGCTGCAGAACCACATGTCCTTCGGCTTGGTTCGCAACGCATCGTTCAAGTACGTGAAGGCCACCGTGGACGGCGTGACCGCAGCGGCGTCCGGTGCGGCGAAGAATATGCCGGCCGATTACCGCGTCTCCATCACCAATGCTCCCGGCGCGGATGCTTATCCGATCTCCTCGTTTACCTGGCTGCTCATTCCGCAGCAATGGCCGGACCAAGCCAAGGGCAAGGTCATGGTCGATTTCCTGAACTGGATGCTCGATCACGGTGAGTCTGAGGTATCTGCCCTGGACTACGCTCCGCTGCCAAAGGTCGTGGCGGACAAGGTCCGTGTCACGATCAAGCAGATCCACTAA
- the pstC gene encoding phosphate ABC transporter permease subunit PstC, which produces MTQPNPVTLRTPIVEPAGKTPEQMPPDEPKRIQPSEIRRFLQERSSGRIADNSFGGLMLVSALSIFVIVALILWVLIHDSQLSIHAFGWKFFKTSNWDPVNGSFGALPFIFGTLVSSLLALLMAVPLSLCVAIFVIDICPPALRGPISYLTELLAAIPSVVYGLWALVVLVPIMRDQAGPLLEKWFGWTGLFAEPNFGVGMFTASVVLAIMIFPIICSISRDVMKAVPIHQREAALALGATRWEMLRIAVLRNARLGIVGAVILGLGRALGETIAVTMVIGNHPDIAKNLFNPAYTLASVIANEFTEATGDLYISALIEIGLALFLVTIVVNAIARLLVWAVTRGESTRTA; this is translated from the coding sequence ATGACTCAGCCCAACCCAGTCACCCTGCGGACGCCGATTGTTGAGCCTGCAGGGAAGACTCCCGAGCAGATGCCGCCGGACGAGCCGAAACGCATTCAGCCCTCTGAAATCCGCAGATTTCTTCAGGAACGTAGCTCCGGCCGCATAGCCGACAACAGCTTTGGCGGGCTGATGCTCGTTTCTGCGCTGAGTATCTTTGTCATCGTCGCGCTGATCCTCTGGGTACTGATTCACGATTCGCAGCTCTCTATTCACGCTTTTGGCTGGAAGTTCTTCAAGACCTCGAACTGGGATCCGGTCAACGGCAGCTTCGGCGCGCTTCCGTTCATCTTCGGAACGCTGGTCTCGTCGCTGCTCGCATTGCTGATGGCGGTTCCGCTGTCGCTGTGCGTTGCGATTTTCGTGATCGACATCTGCCCCCCGGCGCTGCGCGGCCCAATCTCGTATCTCACAGAGCTTCTGGCCGCCATCCCGAGCGTCGTCTACGGACTGTGGGCCTTGGTAGTCCTTGTGCCGATCATGCGCGATCAGGCGGGTCCGCTGCTCGAGAAGTGGTTCGGCTGGACCGGACTCTTCGCGGAACCGAACTTCGGCGTGGGCATGTTTACCGCGAGCGTCGTCCTCGCCATCATGATCTTTCCGATCATCTGCTCGATCAGCCGCGACGTGATGAAAGCAGTGCCGATTCACCAGCGCGAAGCTGCTCTGGCGCTGGGCGCCACGCGGTGGGAGATGCTGCGAATCGCGGTACTGCGCAATGCCAGGCTTGGTATCGTCGGCGCCGTCATCCTTGGCCTCGGCCGCGCACTGGGCGAAACGATCGCAGTCACGATGGTCATCGGCAACCATCCTGACATCGCCAAAAATCTCTTCAATCCGGCGTATACGCTCGCCAGCGTCATTGCGAATGAGTTCACCGAGGCCACTGGCGATCTCTACATCAGCGCGCTCATTGAGATTGGCCTGGCGCTCTTCCTGGTCACGATTGTGGTGAACGCGATCGCGCGGCTTCTCGTCTGGGCGGTCACGCGCGGCGAGTCAACGAGGACCGCATGA
- the pstB gene encoding phosphate ABC transporter ATP-binding protein PstB, producing MGVDIRVENLNAWYGQVHTLKDVTLHIRANQCTALIGPSGCGKSTFVRCLNRMHETNPIARAEGSVRMGEVDIYQDATPVEIRRRVGMVFQRPNPFPSMTIYDNVASGLKLNGYRKKRVLDEVVERSLKQAALWDEVKDDLKKKSGASLSGGQQQRLCIARALAVDPEVLLMDEPASALDPVSTAKIEDLIFELKSQYTIVIVTHNMQQAARVAERTGFFLMGRLVEFDATDKLFTNPSDKRTEDYITGRFG from the coding sequence GTGGGTGTCGACATTCGCGTCGAAAATCTCAACGCCTGGTACGGGCAGGTGCACACGCTCAAAGACGTGACCCTGCACATCCGGGCCAACCAGTGCACCGCGCTGATCGGGCCATCGGGCTGTGGCAAGTCTACCTTCGTGCGCTGCCTGAACCGCATGCATGAGACGAACCCCATCGCTCGCGCCGAAGGCTCCGTGCGTATGGGAGAAGTCGACATCTATCAGGACGCCACGCCGGTCGAGATCCGCCGCCGCGTCGGCATGGTCTTCCAGCGGCCGAACCCGTTTCCGTCGATGACCATCTACGACAACGTTGCGAGCGGACTGAAGCTGAATGGCTACCGCAAAAAGCGCGTGCTCGATGAGGTCGTTGAGCGCTCGCTGAAGCAGGCCGCCTTGTGGGACGAGGTGAAGGACGACCTGAAGAAGAAGTCCGGCGCGAGCCTCTCCGGCGGACAGCAGCAGCGCCTCTGCATCGCGCGCGCTCTCGCGGTCGACCCCGAGGTGCTCTTGATGGATGAGCCGGCGAGCGCGCTTGACCCCGTTTCTACGGCTAAAATTGAAGACCTGATCTTTGAGCTGAAGAGCCAGTACACGATCGTCATCGTCACGCACAACATGCAGCAGGCAGCGCGCGTGGCAGAACGGACTGGATTCTTCCTTATGGGCCGTCTGGTGGAGTTCGATGCAACGGATAAGCTCTTTACCAACCCTTCCGACAAGCGGACGGAGGATTACATCACGGGGAGGTTTGGCTGA
- a CDS encoding pyridoxal phosphate-dependent aminotransferase, producing the protein MRQHSEDSAISTISAPSRRSFLRYAAIAAATPILTEAHFARAAQQAIAKAAPAGGRHDFFLNPPPDAVLINANENPLGPCQAAREAIAQLVPTGGRYDFYGETDKLVKTFASQHNLSEDSIAVYAGSSEPLHYTVLAFTSPTRSLVIADPSYEAPMAAANYSGAKIHKVPLTADYAHDIKAMVAADPNAGVIYICNPNNPTGTLTSKKDILWALENKPKGSVLLVDEAYIHFADAPDVIDQVIAGKDIVVLRTFSKIYGMAGLRCGFALARPDLLDKLSLYGENPMPVTGSGAANASLLDANLVAARKKILTDNRNETLAWLKLHGYKVIGDPISNCFMIDTGRNGRGVMDAMRAKNVYIGRTWPVWPNAVRITVGTPEEMAKFRTAFKQVMDAPPVESATAEPLRLHRDGVRYRQSS; encoded by the coding sequence ATGAGACAGCACTCCGAGGATTCTGCAATCTCCACCATCTCGGCGCCGAGCCGCCGCAGCTTTCTCCGCTATGCCGCAATCGCCGCAGCGACGCCCATCCTCACCGAAGCGCACTTCGCCCGCGCAGCGCAGCAGGCAATTGCCAAAGCTGCCCCGGCAGGAGGCCGCCACGACTTCTTCCTCAATCCACCTCCCGACGCCGTTCTGATCAACGCGAACGAGAACCCGCTTGGCCCCTGCCAGGCGGCACGCGAAGCGATCGCCCAGCTTGTTCCCACCGGCGGCAGGTACGATTTTTATGGCGAGACCGACAAGCTGGTGAAGACCTTCGCTTCGCAGCACAACCTCAGCGAGGATTCCATCGCGGTCTATGCGGGCTCGTCAGAGCCGCTGCATTACACCGTGCTGGCCTTCACCTCACCTACGCGCAGCCTCGTCATCGCCGACCCCTCGTATGAAGCGCCGATGGCCGCCGCAAATTATTCCGGCGCAAAGATTCACAAGGTTCCTCTCACGGCGGACTATGCGCATGACATCAAGGCAATGGTCGCCGCCGATCCGAACGCCGGTGTGATCTACATCTGCAATCCAAACAACCCTACGGGTACGCTCACGAGCAAGAAGGACATCCTGTGGGCGCTCGAGAACAAACCGAAGGGGTCAGTGCTGCTAGTCGACGAAGCGTACATTCACTTTGCCGATGCGCCCGACGTCATCGATCAGGTCATCGCAGGCAAGGATATCGTCGTGCTCCGCACCTTCTCGAAGATCTACGGCATGGCAGGGCTGCGCTGCGGATTTGCCCTCGCGCGTCCTGATCTGCTTGACAAACTTTCGCTGTATGGCGAGAATCCGATGCCCGTCACGGGTTCCGGCGCTGCAAACGCGTCTTTGCTTGATGCGAACCTCGTCGCTGCGCGCAAGAAAATCCTCACCGATAACCGCAATGAAACGCTAGCGTGGCTAAAGCTGCACGGCTACAAGGTCATCGGCGATCCAATCTCGAACTGCTTCATGATCGACACCGGCCGCAACGGCCGCGGTGTGATGGACGCGATGCGTGCAAAGAATGTCTACATCGGCCGCACGTGGCCAGTGTGGCCAAATGCCGTGCGCATCACCGTCGGCACACCCGAGGAGATGGCGAAGTTCCGTACTGCGTTCAAACAGGTGATGGACGCGCCGCCGGTTGAGAGCGCCACTGCAGAACCGCTCCGTCTGCACCGTGACGGCGTGCGATATCGGCAATCTTCGTAA
- the phoU gene encoding phosphate signaling complex protein PhoU has protein sequence MRIKFQQKLDELKERLLVMAGLVEQAIQRATEAYSSRDMDLCELVSLSEPAINRMEHEIDQLALDLLAMEQPMAVDLRFILAVIRINADLERVGDQAVNIANRCKDLSGLSAQELPVDIPKLAQLSTAMIRKALQSFIEADTEMAQSVLLLDDQVDELNRDAFSTLGALIQQHPERTPEALNALVISRNLERVGDHATNIAEDVIFWVSGADVRHHFAANAAAAAAADEAGR, from the coding sequence ATGCGCATCAAATTCCAGCAGAAACTCGATGAATTGAAGGAACGCCTGCTCGTCATGGCCGGCCTTGTAGAGCAGGCCATCCAGCGCGCGACCGAGGCGTACTCCTCCCGCGACATGGATCTGTGCGAGCTGGTTTCGCTCTCCGAGCCGGCGATCAATCGCATGGAGCATGAGATTGATCAGCTCGCGCTCGACCTGCTCGCCATGGAGCAGCCCATGGCCGTCGACCTGCGCTTCATCCTCGCCGTCATTCGCATCAATGCGGACCTCGAGCGAGTGGGCGATCAGGCCGTGAACATCGCCAACCGATGCAAGGACCTCAGCGGGCTCTCTGCGCAGGAGCTTCCGGTTGACATTCCCAAGCTCGCCCAGCTTTCTACAGCGATGATTCGCAAGGCGCTGCAATCGTTTATCGAAGCAGACACGGAAATGGCTCAGAGCGTCCTTCTGCTGGACGATCAGGTCGACGAGCTGAACAGGGATGCTTTCAGTACGCTCGGCGCGCTCATTCAGCAGCACCCGGAGCGCACGCCGGAGGCGCTCAACGCTCTTGTGATCTCCCGTAACCTGGAGCGCGTCGGCGATCATGCCACGAACATTGCCGAAGACGTGATCTTCTGGGTCAGCGGAGCGGACGTCCGGCACCATTTTGCTGCGAATGCCGCCGCCGCTGCAGCAGCCGACGAGGCTGGCCGCTAA
- the pstA gene encoding phosphate ABC transporter permease PstA — protein MISALPERSSQIERIIRVRRTLTNHLVTGLAIISTVIVLVPLVAILGYLIYKGASSLNLNFFTKVPAPVGETGGGMANAIVGSGIILAVASAIGIPLGIAGGVYLAEYGRGGLLGNLIRFTADVLNGVPSIVMGIAAYGLIVVHFKFSALAGGVALAIMMVPTITRTTEEMLATVPHMLREAALGLGIPKWRTILSVSLRTAMPGIITGCMLAFARVAGETAPLLFTAFGNNFWSFSLTQPIAALPLQIYVYALSPYDEWHRLAWAGALVLIALIMASVTLVRLYANRGTIKGGH, from the coding sequence ATGATCAGCGCACTTCCAGAGCGTTCCTCGCAGATTGAGCGCATCATACGCGTTCGCCGCACGCTGACCAATCACCTGGTGACAGGACTGGCGATCATTAGCACCGTGATTGTGCTTGTCCCGCTTGTCGCAATCCTCGGGTATCTCATCTACAAGGGCGCAAGCTCACTGAACCTGAATTTCTTCACCAAGGTTCCCGCGCCTGTTGGCGAGACAGGCGGCGGCATGGCGAATGCCATCGTCGGGTCCGGCATCATTCTCGCTGTGGCGAGCGCGATCGGCATTCCTCTCGGAATTGCCGGCGGTGTGTACCTCGCGGAATACGGCCGCGGCGGTCTTCTGGGCAACCTCATCCGCTTCACCGCCGATGTGCTGAACGGCGTTCCGTCGATTGTCATGGGCATCGCCGCCTATGGGCTCATCGTTGTGCACTTCAAGTTCTCGGCGCTCGCCGGCGGCGTGGCGCTCGCCATCATGATGGTGCCCACGATCACGCGGACGACCGAGGAGATGCTCGCAACCGTGCCGCACATGCTGCGTGAAGCCGCGCTCGGCCTCGGCATCCCCAAGTGGCGCACGATTTTGTCCGTGAGTTTGCGCACCGCAATGCCAGGCATCATCACCGGTTGCATGCTCGCGTTCGCTCGTGTTGCCGGAGAGACCGCGCCGCTGCTCTTTACGGCATTCGGCAACAATTTCTGGAGCTTCAGCCTGACGCAGCCGATCGCTGCGTTGCCGCTGCAGATTTACGTCTACGCGCTCTCGCCATACGATGAGTGGCACCGCCTTGCGTGGGCTGGTGCGCTGGTGCTGATCGCTCTCATCATGGCTTCAGTGACGCTCGTGCGTCTCTACGCGAATCGCGGCACAATCAAGGGAGGACATTAG
- a CDS encoding FAD-dependent oxidoreductase has protein sequence MSVTRRDFLLRVGAAGGYSATFLAMQGLGLMQPSRAVAVPLAAPGSGKGVRVVVLGGGIAGLVAAYELRALGYDCTLLEARGRPGGRNWTVRSGDVVELTDGSKQRCEWDAGNYQNFGPARLPSIHPTMLGYCKKLGVEMQVEVNMSRSAMLQNDNANGGKPVVMRQAENDTRGFVSELLAKCVARGALDQELSSDDRDRMLSFLRIYGPLDDAGKYTGSDRAGYLRTPAVEDSGVLSQPIDLHTLLLEDFWQGILFDEVFDMQATMFQPVGGMDRIPYAFAKSLGSIVRYNSPVTELRKTSNGVRVGYLRDGAPASIEADYCVCTIPLTILRKIPNGLSVPYKKVIDECTYAAAFKIAWESRRFWEQDYNIYGGLEFCNIGLSPVWLPSAGMFSDRGVLVSGYGFDTPPEFGALSFQQKLAESRKSVERLHPGHGKELTKPLYVNWGSFRATRARGLAAMDRCRMSGSMTSQRDKTALHAQMWPAIRLCCSPMEPSTSRATT, from the coding sequence ATGAGCGTGACGAGACGGGATTTTCTCCTGAGGGTTGGCGCTGCTGGTGGCTATAGCGCGACGTTCCTTGCGATGCAGGGACTGGGGCTTATGCAGCCAAGCCGAGCAGTTGCCGTTCCGCTTGCCGCGCCAGGCTCGGGCAAAGGTGTGCGTGTCGTGGTGCTCGGCGGTGGGATCGCAGGGCTTGTCGCGGCCTATGAATTGCGTGCGCTGGGCTATGACTGCACACTGCTGGAGGCGCGCGGGCGCCCAGGTGGACGGAACTGGACTGTGCGCAGCGGTGATGTGGTCGAGTTAACCGATGGATCGAAGCAGCGCTGCGAGTGGGACGCGGGCAATTACCAGAACTTTGGTCCAGCCCGACTGCCGTCGATTCATCCGACGATGCTCGGCTACTGCAAAAAGCTTGGCGTCGAGATGCAGGTCGAGGTGAACATGAGCCGCTCCGCGATGTTGCAGAACGACAACGCCAACGGCGGCAAGCCCGTTGTCATGCGGCAGGCGGAGAATGACACGCGCGGCTTTGTGAGCGAGTTGCTTGCCAAATGTGTTGCGAGAGGCGCGCTCGATCAGGAGCTCTCGAGCGATGACCGCGATCGCATGCTGTCGTTCCTGCGCATCTACGGCCCGCTGGACGATGCAGGCAAGTACACGGGCAGCGATCGCGCGGGGTATCTGCGCACACCGGCCGTTGAGGATTCGGGTGTGCTGAGTCAACCTATCGACTTACACACGCTGCTGCTTGAGGACTTCTGGCAGGGCATCCTGTTTGACGAAGTATTCGACATGCAGGCGACAATGTTTCAGCCCGTCGGCGGCATGGATCGGATTCCGTATGCGTTTGCGAAGTCGCTCGGATCGATTGTGCGTTACAACTCGCCTGTGACCGAGCTGCGCAAGACGAGCAACGGTGTGCGCGTCGGCTATTTGCGTGATGGTGCGCCTGCAAGCATCGAAGCAGACTACTGCGTGTGCACGATCCCGCTCACAATCCTTCGCAAGATTCCGAACGGTTTGAGCGTGCCTTACAAGAAGGTGATCGACGAATGCACGTACGCCGCCGCGTTCAAAATTGCGTGGGAGAGCCGGCGCTTCTGGGAGCAGGACTACAACATCTATGGCGGGCTGGAGTTCTGCAACATTGGGCTGAGCCCTGTGTGGCTGCCTTCGGCGGGCATGTTCTCGGATCGCGGCGTGCTGGTCAGCGGATACGGCTTCGACACCCCGCCGGAGTTCGGCGCTCTGAGCTTTCAGCAAAAGCTGGCAGAGAGCCGCAAGTCCGTTGAGCGGCTGCATCCGGGGCACGGCAAGGAGCTAACAAAGCCGCTGTACGTGAACTGGGGTTCGTTCCGTGCAACGAGGGCGCGTGGATTAGCAGCTATGGACCGATGCAGGATGAGTGGATCAATGACGAGCCAGCGCGACAAGACGGCGCTGCACGCGCAAATGTGGCCGGCTATCAGACTCTGCTGCAGCCCGATGGAGCCATCTACTTCGCGGGCGACCACGTGA